From Deltaproteobacteria bacterium, a single genomic window includes:
- a CDS encoding DNA-binding protein: protein MARKNEKPEDLLDVAQVAARLTVSPSTVYRLIHEGTLPAARFGVRHGVRVRAGDVDRFEKGRKE from the coding sequence ATGGCTCGAAAGAATGAAAAACCCGAGGACCTGCTGGACGTGGCCCAGGTCGCCGCGAGGCTGACAGTGTCGCCCTCCACGGTTTACCGGCTGATCCATGAAGGCACACTGCCGGCGGCCCGGTTCGGGGTGAGGCATGGGGTCAGAGTTCGGGCCGGAGACGTGGACAGGTTCGAGAAAGGCCGAAAGGAATAG